A part of Neovison vison isolate M4711 chromosome 8, ASM_NN_V1, whole genome shotgun sequence genomic DNA contains:
- the SOCS5 gene encoding suppressor of cytokine signaling 5, whose product MDKVGKMWNNFKYRCQNLFSHEGGSRSENVDMNSNRCLSVKERNISTGDSAPQQQSSPLRENVALQLGLSPSKNSSRRNQNCATEIPQIVEISIEKDNDSCVTPGARLARRDSYSRHAPWGGKKKHSCSTKTQSSLDTDKKFGRTRSGLQRRERRYGVSSVHDMDSVSSRTVGSRSLRQRLQDTVGLCFPMRTYSKQSKPLFSNKRKIHLSELMLEKCPFPAGSDLAQKWHLIKQHTAPVSPHSTFFDTFDPSLVSTEDEEDRLRERRRLSIEEGVDPPPNAQIHTFEATAQVNPLYKLGPKLAPGMTEVSGDSSAIPQANCDSEEDTTTLCLQSRRQKQRQVSGDSHAHVSRQGAWKVHTQIDYIHCLVPDLLQITGNPCYWGVMDRYEAEALLEGKPEGTFLLRDSAQEDYLFSVSFRRYNRSLHARIEQWNHNFSFDAHDPCVFHSSTVTGLLEHYKDPSSCMFFEPLLTISLNRTFPFSLQYICRAVICRCTTYDGIDGLPLPSMLQDFLKEYHYKQKVRVRWLEREPVKAK is encoded by the coding sequence ATGGATAAAGTGGGAAAGATGTGGAATAACTTCAAATACAGGTGTCAGAATCTCTTCAGTCACGAGGGAGGGAGCCGTAGTGAAAATGTGGACATGAACTCCAATAGATGTTTGTCTGTGAAAGAGAGAAACATCAGTACAGGAGACTCAGCTCCTCAGCAACAAAGCAGTCCCTTAAGAGAAAACGTTGCCTTACAACTGGGATTAAGCCCTTCCAAGAATTCTTCAAGGAGAAACCAAAACTGTGCCACTGAAATTCCTCAGATTGTTGAAATAAGCATTGAAAAGGATAATGATTCCTGTGTCACCCCAGGAGCGAGACTTGCAAGAAGGGATTCCTACTCTCGGCATGCTCCATGGGGTGGGAAGAAAAAACATTCCTGTTCTACAAAGACACAGAGTTCATTGGATACTGATAAAAAGTTCGGTAGAACTCGAAGCGGACTTCAAAGGAGAGAGAGGCGGTATGGTGTGAGCTCTGTGCATGACATGGACAGCGTGTCCAGCAGAACTGTGGGGAGCcgctctctgagacagaggttgCAGGACACTGTGGGCTTGTGTTTTCCCATGAGAACTTACAGCAAGCAGTCAAAACCCCTCttttctaataaaagaaaaatacaccttTCTGAATTAATGCTTGAGAAATGCCCTTTTCCTGCTGGCTCAGATTTAGCCCAAAAATGGCATTTGATTAAACAGCATACAGCCCCTGTGAGCCCACACTCGACATTTTTTGATACGTTTGACCCATCCTTGGTTTCCACGGAAGATGAAGAAGATAGGCTTCGAGAGAGAAGACGGCTCAGTATTGAAGAGGGGGTTGACCCTCCGCCCAATGCACAAATACATACCTTTGAAGCCACCGCACAGGTTAATCCGTTATATAAACTGGGACCAAAGTTAGCTCCTGGAATGACTGAAGTAAGTGGGGACAGTAGTGCAATTCCACAAGCTAATTGTGACTCAGAAGAGGACACTACCACCCTGTGTCTGCAGTCACGTAGGCAGAAGCAACGTCAGGTGTCCGGAGACAGCCATGCCCACGTTAGCAGACAGGGAGCTTGGAAAGTCCATACGCAGATCGATTACATACACTGCCTCGTGCCTGACTTGCTCCAGATTACAGGGAATCCCTGTTACTGGGGAGTGATGGACCGTTACGAAGCAGAAGCCCTCCTTGAAGGGAAACCTGAAGGCACATTCTTGCTCAGGGACTCTGCGCAAGAGGACTACCTCTTCTCTGTGAGCTTCCGTCGCTACAACAGGTCCCTGCATGCCCGAATTGAACAGTGGAATCACAACTTTAGTTTTGACGCCCATGACCCTTGTGTATTTCACTCCTCCACTGTAACAGGACTTTTGGAACATTATAAAGATCCCAGTTCTTGCATGTTTTTTGAACCCTTGCTTACTATATCACTAAACAGGACTTTCCCTTTTAGTCTGCAGTATATCTGCCGTGCAGTAATCTGTAGATGCACTACGTATGATGGAATTGATGGGCTTCCTTTACCATCAATGTTGCAGGATTTTTTGAAAGAGTATCATTACAAGCAAAAAGTTAGAGTTCGCTGGTTAGAACGAGAACCAGTCAAGGCGAAGTAA